The following are encoded together in the Balaenoptera acutorostrata chromosome 9, mBalAcu1.1, whole genome shotgun sequence genome:
- the ASCL2 gene encoding achaete-scute homolog 2 — MDSGALPRPAPPAPGVSGCCAARRRPESPELLRCSRRRRPGAVETGSGAAAVARRNERERNRVKLVNLGFQALRQHVPQGGASKKLSKVETLRSAVEYIRALQRLLAEHDAVRAALARGLLAPAARHPLPRGPPGAAAASPSCALSSPGREHSSEPGSPRSAYSSDDSACEGALSPAERELLDLSSWLGGY, encoded by the coding sequence ATGGACAGCGGCGCGCTGCCCCGGCCCGCGCCCCCTGCGCCTGGTGTCTCGGGCTGCTGCGCCGCTCGGCGGCGACCGGAGTCCCCAGAGCTGCTGCGCTGCAGCCGGCGGCGGCGGCCAGGCGCGGTGGAGACCGGGAGTGGAGCGGCGGCCGTGGCGCGGCGCAACGAGCGGGAGCGCAACCGAGTGAAGCTGGTGAACTTAGGATTCCAGGCGCTGCGGCAGCACGTGCCTCAGGGCGGCGCCAGCAAGAAGCTGAGCAAGGTGGAGACGCTGCGCTCGGCGGTGGAGTACATTCGCGCGCTGCAGCGCCTGCTGGCCGAGCACGATGCCGTGCGCGCCGCGCTGGCCCGGGGGCTGCTGGCGCCAGCCGCGCGCCACCCACTGCCCCGCGGGCCACCCGGGGCCGCCGCCGCCTCGCCCTCCTGCGCCTTGTCGTCCCCGGGCCGCGAGCACAGCTCGGAGCCCGGGTCCCCGCGCTCCGCCTACTCGTCGGACGACAGCGCCTGTGAGGGCGCGCTGAGCCCCGCGGAGCGCGAGCTTCTCGATTTGTCCAGCTGGTTAGGGGGCTACTGA